Proteins encoded together in one Dasypus novemcinctus isolate mDasNov1 chromosome 9, mDasNov1.1.hap2, whole genome shotgun sequence window:
- the GABRD gene encoding gamma-aminobutyric acid receptor subunit delta: protein MAALARLLPALLLLCSERPRGSRAVNDVGDYVGSNLEISWLPNLDSLMDGYARNFRPGIGGPPVNVALALEVASIDHISEVNMEYTMTVFVHQSWRDSRLSYNHTNETLGLDSRFVDRLWVPDTFLVNAKSAWFHDVTVENKLIRLQPDGVVLYSIRITSTVACDMDLAKYPMDEQECMLDLESYGYSAEDIVYYWSESQAQIHGLDRLQLAQFTITSYRFTTELTNVKSAGQFPRLSLRFCLRRNRGVYIIQSYMPSVLLVAMSWVSFWISQAAVPARVSLGITTVLTMTTLMVSARSSLPRASAIKALDVYFWICYVFVFAALVEYAFAHFNADHRKKQKAEAKAAARRAQSDVKTAIVLFSLSAAGVTQELAASRRPGRVPGRLLGPYRSVAVETGEARGQGGLRALLKPLDADTIDVYARAVFPAAFVAVNVVYWAAYAL, encoded by the exons ATGGCCGCGCTGGCCCGGCTGCTGCCCGCGCTGCTCCTGCTCTGCTCCGAGCGGCCCCGCGGCTCCAG GGCCGTGAATGACGTCGGGGACTACGTGGGCTCCAACCTCGAGATCTCCTGGCTCCCCAATCTGGACAGCCTGATGGACGGCTACGCCCGGAACTTCCGGCCGGGCATCGGAG GGCCCCCCGTGAACGTGGCCCTGGCCCTCGAGGTGGCCAGCATCGACCACATCTCGGAGGTGAACATG GAGTACACCATGACCGTGTTCGTGCACCAGAGCTGGCGCGACAGCCGGCTGTCCTACAACCACACCAACGAGACGCTCGGGCTGGACAGCCGCTTTGTGGACAGGCTGTGGGTGCCCGACACCTTCCTGGTCAACGCCAAGTCCGCCTGGTTCCACGACGTCACGGTGGAGAACAAGCTCATCCGCCTGCAGCCCGATGGCGTCGTGCTCTACAGCATCCG CATCACCTCCACGGTGGCCTGTGACATGGACCTGGCCAAGTACCCCATGGATGAGCAGGAGTGCATGCTGGACCTGGAGAGCT ATGGCTACTCGGCCGAGGACATCGTCTACTACTGGTCGGAGAGCCAGGCGCAGATCCACGGGCTGGACAGGCTGCAGCTGGCGCAGTTTACCATCACCAGCTACCGCTTCACCACAGAGCTGACCAACGTCAAGTCGG CCGGCCAGTTCCCGCGGCTCAGCCTGCGCTTCTGCCTGCGGAGGAACCGCGGCGTCTACATCATCCAGTCCTACATGCCGTCCGTCCTGCTGGTGGCCATGTCCTGGGTGTCCTTCTGGATCAGTCAGGCCGCGGTGCCTGCCAGGGTGTCCCTGG GGATCACCACTGTGCTGACCATGACGACGCTGATGGTGAGCGCGCGCTCGTCGCTCCCGCGGGCGTCGGCCATCAAGGCGCTGGACGTGTACTTCTGGATCTGCTACGTCTTCGTCTTCGCGGCGCTGGTGGAGTACGCCTTCGCCCACTTCAACGCCGACCACAGGAAGAAGCAGAAGGCCGAGGCCAAGGCGGCTGCGCGCAGGGCCCAG agcGACGTGAAGACCGCCATCGTGCTCTTCTCGCTCTCCGCGGCCGGCGTCACCCAGGAGCTGGCCGCGTCCAGGCGGCCGGGCCGCGTCCCCGGGCGCCTCCTGGGCCCCTACAGGTCGGTGGCGGTGGAGACGGGGGAGGCGCGGGGTCAGGGCGGCCTCCGCGCGCTGCTCAAGCCCCTCGACGCCGACACCATCGACGTGTACGCCCGCGCCGTGTTCCCCGCCGCCTTCGTGGCCGTCAACGTCGTCTACTGGGCAGCATATGCCCTGTGA